The Rhizobium etli 8C-3 genome has a segment encoding these proteins:
- a CDS encoding carbohydrate ABC transporter permease yields MSTIAETAHKGQARRRVRIDGWRWGGRIFLLFMLLYTALPMIWMLITSIKSGFAAMQFPPQWWPDQPTLASYQKLLDPQNSVGQDFLRFFWNSLFVSMATTILSVIVAVPAAYAFSRFTFPGRNFLFFAVLLRNMFPAVIFLVPLFILMRAIGLVNTHGSLILTYLTFGLPLAIWLLKGFYDNIPVQLEQAARIDGATRFQAFVLIVMPLSAPGIIATAIYSFIGAWNEYIYAYTFLSKNEQLTLPVGIQRFFSENTTDFPGLMAASFMMSVPVVVLFLVLQRYFVRALTEGAVKH; encoded by the coding sequence ATGAGCACGATTGCAGAGACTGCTCATAAAGGTCAGGCGCGTCGCCGTGTGCGCATCGACGGATGGCGGTGGGGCGGACGCATCTTCCTGCTCTTCATGCTGCTTTACACCGCATTGCCGATGATCTGGATGCTAATCACATCGATCAAGTCAGGCTTCGCTGCGATGCAGTTCCCGCCGCAATGGTGGCCGGACCAGCCCACGCTCGCAAGCTACCAGAAGCTGCTCGATCCACAAAACAGCGTCGGCCAGGACTTCCTGCGCTTCTTCTGGAACAGCCTTTTCGTCTCCATGGCCACGACCATCCTTTCGGTGATCGTGGCGGTTCCTGCGGCCTACGCGTTCTCGCGCTTCACCTTCCCGGGCCGGAACTTTCTGTTCTTCGCCGTTTTGCTTCGCAACATGTTCCCGGCGGTGATCTTTCTCGTGCCGCTCTTCATCCTGATGCGCGCGATCGGGTTGGTGAACACGCATGGATCGCTCATTCTCACCTACCTGACATTCGGCCTGCCGCTGGCAATCTGGCTCCTCAAGGGCTTCTACGACAACATTCCGGTGCAGCTCGAGCAGGCGGCGCGCATCGACGGAGCGACGCGATTCCAGGCCTTTGTCCTGATCGTAATGCCGCTCTCGGCGCCGGGAATCATCGCCACGGCGATCTATTCCTTTATCGGCGCGTGGAACGAGTACATTTATGCCTACACCTTCCTCTCCAAGAACGAGCAGTTGACGCTGCCGGTCGGCATACAGCGCTTCTTCTCTGAAAATACGACAGACTTTCCGGGCCTGATGGCGGCCAGCTTCATGATGAGCGTTCCCGTCGTGGTCCTGTTCCTCGTCCTGCAACGATACTTCGTACGCGCCCTTACAGAAGGCGCAGTTAAGCACTAG
- a CDS encoding GntR family transcriptional regulator, with protein sequence MTDPSDFRANPPEGIDADGASSQGASLYQLIREDIIEGRLAANERLVVTDLARRHGTSTNPVREALQLLRGEGFVTFLPNRGARVRPIDQDFVRDIYEIGVLIEPALTRWFVSMATVEDIAELERIQGLIEENNFADTFRHSELDTAFHTVMYQKHYNRHAAELWWKHREVLRAVSRRFDFTLARRAAILSEHRELIAHVKAGNANEAAELIARHVEGSGRHILEHMRARNAARAG encoded by the coding sequence TTGACCGATCCGAGCGACTTCAGGGCGAATCCACCCGAGGGCATCGACGCTGACGGGGCATCCAGCCAGGGCGCCTCGCTCTACCAACTGATCCGGGAAGATATCATCGAGGGGCGGCTCGCTGCCAACGAGCGGCTGGTGGTCACCGATCTCGCCCGGCGTCACGGCACCTCGACCAACCCAGTGCGTGAGGCTCTGCAGCTGTTGCGCGGGGAGGGCTTCGTCACCTTTCTTCCAAACCGTGGAGCGCGCGTCCGGCCGATAGATCAGGATTTTGTTCGCGATATCTACGAGATTGGAGTCTTGATCGAGCCGGCACTGACAAGGTGGTTCGTAAGCATGGCCACCGTCGAGGACATAGCTGAACTCGAGCGCATTCAAGGCCTGATCGAAGAGAACAACTTCGCGGATACCTTCAGGCACAGCGAGCTCGACACTGCCTTTCACACTGTGATGTACCAGAAGCACTACAACCGCCACGCAGCCGAGCTTTGGTGGAAGCATCGCGAAGTGCTGCGCGCCGTGAGCCGACGTTTTGACTTCACGCTTGCCCGCCGTGCCGCAATCCTGAGCGAACATCGCGAGCTCATCGCGCATGTGAAAGCGGGAAATGCGAACGAGGCGGCCGAACTCATCGCTCGCCATGTCGAGGGCTCCGGCCGCCACATCCTCGAACATATGCGTGCGCGCAACGCCGCGCGCGCAGGATAA
- a CDS encoding ABC transporter substrate-binding protein: MTRISLGGAVLRGTVSTALTVSLMSASALAAPVDLSQWSPQYVRSIAGTQEFDTAADCGKVTPLDYKGRLTFWYQGVFEGDPDLLRQYYKDFFAAFRKTYPNIQLEEQALTYNDLLDKFRTALLGNAAPMAVRLQILGGTEFASKGYLQPLKPEDVGYSSEDFWPGAMKAVTWDGVTYGIPTNNETMAFIWNADIFKRAGLDPDKAPATWDDIVKYSKQIHDKLGIAGYGLVARKNAGNTPYRFMPQLWAYGGGVFDEATADPTYKTVALDSPQSKAALQVSYDMYVRDKSVPVSALTNQQADNQPLFLAGQLGMMISHPSDYDVMLDLQKKATDTDKQKAQTVIDNMRYGLIPTGPDGKRAVVFGGSNIHILKPEYVEGGKVDEPAAKAMVCMWTSPEWSLKMAYAGSNPGNLNGFKTKWMKERLESIKFLDVTTSMLPYGIPFPALPQSPEIMNIIIPDMLQNALTGAMTVDQAADDAAKKVKELMDGGL; this comes from the coding sequence ATGACGAGGATTTCACTCGGAGGTGCCGTCCTGCGCGGCACTGTCTCCACTGCTTTGACGGTATCATTGATGTCTGCGTCTGCGCTCGCCGCGCCGGTCGACCTGAGCCAGTGGTCGCCGCAATATGTCCGCTCCATTGCCGGTACGCAGGAGTTTGACACCGCGGCTGATTGCGGCAAGGTCACCCCGCTTGACTACAAAGGCCGGCTGACTTTCTGGTATCAGGGCGTGTTCGAGGGCGACCCCGATCTGCTGCGCCAGTATTATAAGGATTTCTTCGCGGCGTTCCGCAAGACCTATCCAAACATCCAGCTCGAGGAACAAGCCCTCACCTATAACGACCTCTTGGACAAGTTCCGGACCGCGCTCCTTGGCAATGCCGCGCCGATGGCGGTCCGCCTGCAAATCCTGGGTGGCACCGAGTTTGCGTCAAAGGGCTACCTGCAGCCTCTGAAGCCGGAGGATGTGGGGTATTCGAGCGAGGACTTCTGGCCAGGCGCGATGAAAGCCGTCACCTGGGACGGTGTGACCTACGGCATTCCAACCAACAACGAGACGATGGCGTTCATCTGGAACGCCGATATCTTCAAGCGTGCCGGCCTTGATCCCGACAAGGCTCCGGCGACCTGGGATGATATCGTCAAGTATTCCAAGCAGATCCACGACAAGCTCGGCATTGCCGGTTATGGCCTCGTGGCTCGCAAGAATGCAGGCAACACGCCCTACCGCTTCATGCCGCAGCTTTGGGCCTATGGCGGCGGTGTCTTCGACGAGGCTACCGCCGATCCGACCTATAAGACGGTCGCACTCGATAGCCCGCAAAGCAAGGCGGCATTGCAGGTCTCCTACGACATGTATGTACGCGACAAGTCGGTTCCGGTTTCGGCGCTCACCAACCAGCAGGCCGACAACCAGCCCCTCTTCCTGGCTGGCCAGCTCGGCATGATGATCTCCCATCCTTCGGATTACGACGTCATGCTTGACCTGCAGAAGAAGGCAACCGACACCGACAAGCAGAAGGCGCAGACGGTCATCGACAATATGCGCTACGGCCTGATTCCGACTGGCCCCGACGGCAAGCGCGCCGTGGTGTTTGGTGGCTCGAACATACATATCCTGAAGCCGGAATATGTGGAGGGCGGCAAGGTAGACGAGCCGGCTGCGAAGGCCATGGTCTGCATGTGGACGAGCCCGGAATGGTCGTTGAAGATGGCCTATGCAGGCTCGAACCCTGGAAACCTCAACGGCTTCAAGACCAAATGGATGAAGGAACGCCTCGAAAGCATCAAGTTCCTTGACGTCACGACATCGATGCTGCCATACGGCATCCCGTTCCCGGCATTGCCACAGTCGCCCGAGATCATGAACATCATAATCCCGGACATGCTGCAGAACGCCCTGACTGGGGCCATGACCGTCGACCAGGCAGCCGACGACGCTGCCAAGAAGGTCAAAGAGCTCATGGACGGCGGGCTCTAG
- a CDS encoding mandelate racemase/muconate lactonizing enzyme family protein — protein MLKADAADEALNRINTRSRPSDLRITDMRVAEIDGAPFTSALLKIYTNQGIVGLGEVRDGASATYALMLKSRLLGENPCDIDRLFRRIKQFGGHGRQGGGVSAVEIALWDLAGKAYGVPIYQMLGGRFREKVRVYCDTDATVPSGFETGRRLKQRIELGFTFLKMDLGLMQIADVPGAVVFPAGSLEGYHNHPYRGPLKTIEERRARNAAYDLHNVQHPFTGLHFTDKGLDLLEQYIAEVREVIGMDVPLAIDHIGHISMQNGIRLARRIEKYVPAWLEDVIPWQYTQQYRQLQDATTVPICTGEDIYLKEGFEPLLDSGGVSVIHPDLLTSGGILETKKIGDMAQDRGVAMAIHMAESPIAAMAAAHVATATENFMALEYHSADVDWWDDIVTGLPKPLVKDGFITVSDKPGLGIDDVVDEVISMHLQPGVAGIWQPTDRWDDEYSWDRTWS, from the coding sequence ATGCTAAAGGCAGATGCAGCCGACGAGGCGCTCAATCGGATAAACACGCGTTCCAGGCCGTCTGACCTTCGTATCACCGACATGCGGGTCGCCGAAATCGACGGCGCGCCGTTCACCTCGGCGCTACTCAAGATCTACACCAATCAGGGCATCGTTGGGCTTGGTGAGGTGCGCGACGGTGCGAGCGCCACCTATGCGCTGATGCTGAAGAGCCGGTTGCTTGGCGAGAACCCATGCGACATCGATCGGCTGTTTCGTCGGATCAAACAGTTTGGCGGACACGGCCGCCAAGGCGGCGGCGTCTCCGCGGTTGAAATCGCGTTGTGGGATCTTGCCGGCAAGGCCTATGGCGTCCCCATCTACCAGATGCTCGGTGGCCGCTTCCGCGAGAAAGTGCGCGTCTACTGCGATACGGACGCCACCGTGCCGAGCGGCTTCGAGACCGGCAGGCGCCTCAAGCAGCGCATCGAGCTCGGTTTCACCTTCCTGAAGATGGATCTCGGACTGATGCAGATCGCGGACGTCCCCGGCGCGGTCGTGTTTCCTGCCGGTTCACTCGAAGGATACCACAACCATCCCTATCGCGGACCGCTGAAGACGATTGAAGAGCGGCGTGCCCGCAATGCTGCGTATGATCTGCATAACGTCCAGCACCCGTTTACCGGCCTTCACTTCACCGACAAGGGCCTCGACCTGCTTGAGCAGTACATCGCCGAGGTTCGTGAAGTCATCGGCATGGATGTGCCCCTGGCGATCGACCATATCGGCCATATCTCTATGCAGAACGGCATTCGCCTGGCGAGGCGAATTGAAAAATACGTGCCTGCCTGGCTCGAGGATGTGATCCCATGGCAGTATACGCAGCAGTACCGGCAACTGCAGGACGCGACGACTGTGCCAATCTGCACTGGCGAGGACATCTACCTCAAGGAGGGCTTCGAGCCCCTGCTTGACAGCGGCGGCGTCTCCGTCATCCATCCGGACCTGCTCACCAGCGGCGGCATCCTCGAGACCAAGAAGATCGGCGACATGGCGCAAGACCGCGGTGTCGCGATGGCGATCCATATGGCGGAAAGTCCGATCGCCGCAATGGCGGCGGCGCACGTTGCGACGGCGACCGAGAATTTCATGGCGCTTGAATACCATTCGGCCGATGTTGACTGGTGGGACGATATCGTCACGGGCCTTCCCAAGCCGCTCGTAAAGGACGGCTTCATCACTGTTTCGGACAAGCCGGGACTTGGGATCGACGACGTCGTCGACGAGGTGATCTCGATGCATCTACAGCCGGGCGTGGCTGGCATCTGGCAGCCCACGGATCGCTGGGACGATGAGTATTCGTGGGACCGCACCTGGAGCTGA
- a CDS encoding GntR family transcriptional regulator — translation MRTDTTFKRAFNDMLEIIQTLDLGEELPSENALRAQLGVSRTTVRKVLAGMAARGIIISEGHRRIMRKQPRQKERYPKEETLAISEQVETSFMEWMLRGDASPGTEINETELARKFGVATTIVREFLNRFQKYGLIEKRQNAGWVFKGFTASFALELFEIREMFEMRSARLFAALPDGSPIWKQVQVMRAAHLELLTDIDARYQDFSELDSRFHRLITAVAPNRFIESFQDVIAMVFHYHYQWNKRDERARNEVAIKEHLALIEALESRNVASIDRACRLHLTSARETLLRSIMQ, via the coding sequence ATGAGAACCGATACGACCTTCAAGCGGGCATTTAATGATATGCTCGAGATCATTCAGACGCTCGATCTTGGGGAGGAACTGCCGTCCGAAAATGCACTGCGCGCCCAGCTTGGCGTGAGCAGAACAACGGTGCGCAAGGTACTGGCGGGAATGGCCGCACGTGGGATCATCATATCTGAAGGGCATCGGCGGATCATGCGTAAGCAGCCGCGGCAGAAAGAGCGCTATCCGAAGGAAGAGACCTTAGCAATTTCGGAACAGGTCGAGACGAGCTTCATGGAATGGATGCTGCGCGGTGATGCCTCTCCGGGCACTGAAATCAATGAGACGGAATTAGCTCGGAAATTCGGCGTCGCGACAACGATTGTCCGTGAGTTTCTCAATCGATTTCAAAAATATGGGCTGATTGAGAAGCGTCAGAATGCCGGCTGGGTTTTTAAAGGGTTCACAGCCAGTTTTGCGCTCGAACTGTTCGAGATCAGAGAGATGTTCGAAATGCGCTCCGCACGGCTGTTCGCCGCCCTGCCCGACGGGTCGCCCATCTGGAAACAGGTCCAGGTTATGCGGGCGGCACATTTGGAACTGCTCACAGATATAGACGCTCGATATCAGGATTTCTCGGAGCTGGACAGCCGATTTCACCGGCTGATTACGGCAGTCGCGCCAAACCGCTTTATCGAAAGCTTCCAAGACGTGATCGCCATGGTCTTCCACTATCATTACCAGTGGAACAAGCGCGATGAACGCGCGCGGAATGAGGTTGCCATCAAGGAACATCTCGCGTTGATCGAAGCCCTTGAAAGCCGCAACGTCGCTTCGATCGATCGCGCTTGTCGGCTGCATCTGACTTCCGCCCGCGAGACTTTGCTTCGCTCGATCATGCAATAG
- a CDS encoding ABC transporter ATP-binding protein, whose product MAHVVLKDLVKTYGSFKAVNDVSLTVNDGEFVALVGPSGCGKTTTLNLVAGLIPITSGDIVIGDRVVNDLDPKDRDIAMVFQNYALYPQKSVYKNLAFPLQMRKLPRDEIDRKVKEAARVLDMTQLLERKPRELSGGQQQRVALGRALVRDPAVFLMDEPLSNLDAKLRVQMRSEIKRFHQDLKATIIYVTHDQLEAVTMADRMAVMSGGYLQQYDSPAQVFAHPVNMFVASFVGSPAMSLVPLEASTVGGNTVLTSAEGWSLELSPHNARKIARATTKKVVLGARHSTIKLHKSAVPGSIPAKAYTVEPTGDVTFVQAFLSGAIVNVSVPPTIAVAPDEQIWLEFDQERMHLFDGETEMALKAN is encoded by the coding sequence GTGGCCCACGTGGTCCTCAAAGATCTTGTCAAAACCTATGGCAGCTTCAAAGCTGTCAACGATGTTTCGCTGACGGTTAATGACGGCGAATTCGTAGCGCTCGTTGGCCCTTCAGGCTGCGGCAAAACAACCACGCTCAATCTCGTAGCGGGGCTGATCCCCATCACATCGGGCGACATCGTCATCGGGGACCGGGTGGTCAACGACCTCGACCCCAAGGACCGGGACATCGCAATGGTGTTCCAGAACTACGCGCTCTATCCGCAAAAATCGGTCTATAAGAATCTGGCGTTCCCGCTGCAGATGCGCAAACTGCCAAGGGACGAGATCGACAGGAAGGTCAAGGAAGCAGCGCGAGTGCTCGACATGACGCAGCTGCTCGAACGCAAGCCGCGCGAACTTTCGGGCGGGCAACAGCAGCGTGTGGCCCTGGGCCGCGCCCTTGTTCGAGATCCGGCGGTATTCCTGATGGATGAACCACTGTCCAACCTCGACGCGAAGCTGCGCGTGCAGATGCGGTCGGAGATCAAGCGTTTCCACCAGGACCTCAAGGCAACGATCATCTATGTGACGCACGACCAACTCGAAGCCGTGACCATGGCCGACAGGATGGCGGTGATGAGCGGCGGCTACCTGCAGCAATACGATTCACCGGCGCAGGTCTTCGCCCATCCGGTGAACATGTTCGTCGCCAGCTTCGTCGGCAGCCCGGCGATGAGCCTTGTTCCGCTGGAGGCATCAACGGTAGGCGGCAATACTGTATTGACCAGCGCGGAAGGCTGGAGCCTCGAGCTCTCGCCACACAACGCCCGGAAGATCGCGAGGGCAACCACCAAGAAAGTCGTGCTGGGCGCACGTCACTCGACGATCAAACTGCATAAGAGTGCGGTGCCAGGAAGCATTCCTGCCAAGGCCTACACGGTGGAGCCGACCGGAGACGTCACCTTCGTACAGGCGTTCCTGTCTGGCGCCATCGTCAACGTCAGCGTGCCGCCGACCATTGCCGTCGCGCCCGACGAACAGATTTGGCTCGAATTCGACCAGGAGCGGATGCATCTGTTCGACGGCGAAACAGAAATGGCCCTCAAGGCCAACTGA
- a CDS encoding mandelate racemase/muconate lactonizing enzyme family protein, with the protein MTTKLKITAIKPYPVWVGTRNQMLVKVETDDGIFGWGESGLSGREKAVAGAIEHYREFLIGRDPMQIGRIWQEIYRSQYFEGGRVLQAAISALDIALHDIKGKALGVPAYELLGGKQRDRIPTFASTGDEAEGEVAIERARELRAQGWQAIRFFPIGQNSKDIFEPRESIGATATMLNKAREALGDDVVLGIDYHHRLSVAEAASFCNKLGRGVLDFLEEPIRDETPEAYESLRTMTDIPFAIGEEFASKWQFLPYIERGIHQFNRLDVCNVGGLTEAMKVAGWSEAHYVDLMPHNPLGPVCTAATIHLAAAVPNFAWLETRVPETKLGFDNSDFFPVQPRLDGTDYPVSDLPGLGVDVNEEAIKAESFRFWEAPHLKRRDGSVTNW; encoded by the coding sequence ATGACTACGAAGCTTAAGATCACGGCGATCAAGCCCTATCCAGTATGGGTAGGAACACGCAACCAGATGCTCGTCAAGGTTGAGACCGACGATGGCATCTTCGGTTGGGGCGAGAGCGGCCTCAGCGGTCGCGAGAAGGCCGTGGCCGGTGCGATCGAGCACTATCGCGAGTTTCTCATCGGCCGCGACCCGATGCAGATTGGTCGGATCTGGCAGGAAATCTATCGCAGCCAATACTTCGAAGGCGGGCGCGTTCTCCAGGCGGCGATTTCTGCCCTCGACATTGCCCTTCACGACATCAAGGGCAAGGCGCTGGGGGTGCCGGCCTACGAACTCTTGGGCGGCAAGCAGCGCGACCGCATTCCCACCTTCGCCTCGACCGGCGACGAGGCCGAGGGCGAAGTAGCGATCGAACGCGCCCGCGAACTACGTGCACAAGGATGGCAGGCGATCCGCTTCTTCCCCATCGGGCAAAACAGCAAGGACATCTTTGAGCCGCGCGAGTCGATCGGCGCGACCGCAACGATGCTGAATAAGGCGCGCGAGGCGCTGGGCGACGACGTCGTCCTCGGCATCGACTATCATCATCGGCTCTCGGTGGCAGAGGCGGCGAGCTTCTGCAACAAGCTCGGCCGTGGCGTGCTTGATTTCCTTGAGGAGCCGATACGGGACGAGACACCCGAGGCCTACGAATCCCTGCGCACGATGACCGACATCCCGTTCGCCATCGGTGAGGAATTTGCCAGCAAATGGCAATTCCTGCCCTACATCGAGCGTGGCATCCATCAGTTCAACCGGCTCGATGTTTGCAATGTTGGCGGGCTCACCGAAGCGATGAAGGTGGCTGGCTGGAGCGAGGCGCACTATGTGGACCTGATGCCGCACAATCCGCTCGGCCCAGTCTGCACGGCCGCGACCATCCATCTCGCCGCCGCTGTGCCGAATTTCGCTTGGCTCGAGACCAGGGTGCCCGAAACAAAGCTGGGCTTCGATAATTCCGACTTCTTCCCCGTGCAACCACGGCTCGACGGCACCGACTACCCGGTCAGCGATCTGCCGGGGCTTGGCGTCGATGTCAACGAAGAGGCGATCAAGGCGGAGAGCTTTCGTTTCTGGGAAGCGCCTCACCTGAAGCGCCGCGACGGTTCTGTTACGAACTGGTAG
- a CDS encoding mandelate racemase/muconate lactonizing enzyme family protein, with protein sequence MKITSVRPWLIRSDASYWGEYLFVEVTTDEGVSGWGEITTTTRLANRALCTILRQIGAALEGEDPARIEYLWHKIFRSFTYMGSRGAAVECVSAIDIALWDIRGKVLGKPIYELLGGAVRDEIALYTHPNQAKFTSKEAVVREIRDIVESGHTALKFDPFPLQGRTADGQPREQRDGYLDGSMTRKDEREAAELTELIRETAGPDVDILIDAHGRFDVPTAIRLCRSLEEAGQIDWFEEPCPPESLNALRQVREKVSAAISWGERGHTKWDFVAVLENRLADYIMPDVTWTGGITELKKISALCEAYYIPVSPHDAAGPINVVAGAQVMMTVPNFYKLETSEWNLDKYDALIDRPLDVSNGSLKLASKPGLGIEMNRDYLQNHEIELD encoded by the coding sequence ATGAAAATCACCAGCGTTCGCCCCTGGCTCATCAGGTCTGATGCTTCTTACTGGGGCGAATATCTCTTTGTCGAAGTGACGACCGACGAGGGGGTGAGCGGATGGGGAGAGATCACCACGACGACAAGGCTCGCCAATCGCGCCCTCTGCACGATCCTGCGGCAGATTGGTGCCGCTCTGGAAGGCGAGGACCCGGCGCGTATCGAATATCTCTGGCACAAGATATTCCGCAGCTTCACCTACATGGGCAGCCGCGGCGCTGCAGTCGAATGCGTCAGTGCTATCGACATAGCCCTTTGGGATATCCGAGGCAAAGTCCTGGGCAAGCCAATATACGAGCTGTTGGGCGGAGCGGTGCGGGACGAAATCGCGCTCTACACCCACCCCAATCAGGCCAAGTTTACCAGCAAGGAGGCTGTGGTCAGGGAAATCCGAGACATCGTCGAGTCCGGCCACACTGCGCTCAAGTTCGATCCTTTCCCCCTCCAGGGCCGCACCGCCGATGGACAGCCTCGCGAACAGCGGGACGGCTATCTCGATGGCAGCATGACCCGCAAGGATGAGCGCGAAGCCGCCGAACTTACGGAGCTGATCCGAGAGACGGCGGGCCCTGATGTCGACATCCTCATCGATGCGCATGGCCGGTTCGACGTTCCCACCGCCATTCGCCTTTGCCGAAGCCTCGAGGAAGCGGGTCAGATCGACTGGTTCGAGGAGCCCTGTCCACCGGAGAGCCTCAATGCTCTGAGGCAGGTCCGCGAGAAGGTCAGTGCCGCGATCTCGTGGGGCGAGCGCGGCCATACGAAATGGGATTTCGTCGCGGTGCTCGAAAACAGGCTAGCCGATTACATCATGCCAGATGTCACCTGGACCGGCGGCATCACCGAACTCAAGAAGATCTCTGCCCTGTGCGAGGCTTACTACATCCCTGTCTCCCCGCATGATGCCGCAGGGCCGATCAACGTGGTTGCGGGAGCGCAGGTGATGATGACCGTTCCCAACTTTTACAAGCTTGAAACGTCGGAATGGAACTTGGACAAATATGACGCGCTCATCGATAGACCCCTAGACGTCTCGAACGGCAGCCTCAAGCTTGCGTCAAAGCCTGGCCTCGGCATCGAAATGAACCGCGACTACCTTCAAAACCACGAGATAGAACTGGACTAG
- a CDS encoding ribonuclease activity regulator RraA, producing the protein MTHTPDITRPPKDLIDALKEIGAATVAGTLGHMGFRNPHMVGPVSQNRGKSIVGPALTLQFLPQRPDLFTEGEYADPETQLHRHVLYHAQEGDVVVVDARADMSSGVFGDMMSTYFKGRGGAGIVIDGCMRDRPNVEKLDLPLWLRGWTPNYHVQTSIYPNAVNVPIACGGVTVIPGDIIVADDDGVVVLPLAMASKVIEESQKHHDWEEFSRVKLMEGGSLQRYYPLHDDARGEYEEWRKTNRLENRN; encoded by the coding sequence ATGACCCATACTCCCGACATTACGCGACCGCCCAAAGACCTGATTGACGCACTGAAGGAAATCGGCGCCGCGACGGTTGCCGGCACACTTGGCCACATGGGCTTCCGCAATCCGCACATGGTCGGTCCGGTGTCGCAGAACCGCGGGAAGTCGATCGTCGGGCCGGCGCTCACGCTTCAATTCTTGCCGCAGCGGCCGGACCTCTTCACCGAGGGAGAATATGCCGATCCGGAGACGCAGTTGCACCGGCACGTGCTCTATCACGCGCAGGAGGGCGATGTGGTCGTGGTCGACGCGCGCGCCGACATGAGCTCGGGCGTCTTTGGCGATATGATGTCGACGTATTTCAAAGGCAGAGGCGGCGCTGGCATCGTAATCGACGGGTGCATGCGCGATCGGCCCAACGTCGAGAAGCTAGATCTCCCCCTATGGCTGCGTGGCTGGACTCCCAACTACCATGTGCAGACCAGCATCTATCCCAATGCCGTCAACGTTCCGATTGCTTGCGGCGGTGTCACGGTAATCCCCGGCGACATCATCGTCGCCGACGACGACGGGGTGGTGGTGCTTCCTCTCGCAATGGCCTCGAAGGTAATCGAAGAGTCGCAAAAGCATCACGATTGGGAGGAATTCTCGAGAGTGAAGCTTATGGAGGGCGGGTCGTTGCAGCGCTACTATCCGCTGCATGACGATGCCCGCGGAGAGTATGAAGAGTGGCGCAAAACAAACCGCTTGGAGAACCGAAATTAG
- a CDS encoding carbohydrate ABC transporter permease: MTILTGKAEAPRRLRVRSSVLRKTWEHRADYAYVLPAIAVMLIVIAYPIYYTIELSFFNTPPGLQLRDKTFVGIDNYTAILKSPVFWTVTSNTVIWTIGSTLVSFVLGFACALALHRDFAGRAILRAILIIPWVISAVAASYIWKWIYHSDFGIIGAVLVGLGLADRPPNFIDSVSTVLPSLIVVNIWREFPFAMIMMMAGLQTVPDQLLRAAKVDGANAWQRFWHVTFPHVRNVSTVTILLLAVANFNSFIIPWIMTGGGPSNASHIWITHIYELAFGRQRWGVASAYSVLLFLILMSFGYFYVRALSGNERKDASE, translated from the coding sequence GTGACGATCTTGACTGGAAAGGCCGAAGCTCCCCGAAGACTGCGTGTCAGGTCGAGTGTGCTGCGAAAGACCTGGGAGCATCGCGCCGACTATGCGTATGTACTTCCTGCGATCGCCGTGATGCTGATCGTCATAGCCTACCCTATCTACTACACGATCGAGCTGTCGTTCTTTAATACGCCGCCTGGCCTGCAGCTTCGGGACAAGACTTTCGTCGGGATCGACAACTACACGGCCATCCTCAAAAGTCCGGTGTTCTGGACCGTCACCTCGAACACTGTTATCTGGACGATTGGATCGACGCTCGTCTCGTTTGTCCTCGGATTCGCCTGCGCGCTGGCGCTCCATCGTGACTTTGCCGGCCGCGCCATCCTGCGCGCGATCCTGATCATTCCATGGGTCATCAGCGCGGTTGCCGCATCCTATATCTGGAAATGGATCTACCATTCGGACTTCGGGATCATCGGCGCGGTCCTGGTCGGCCTGGGATTGGCCGACCGCCCGCCGAACTTCATCGACAGCGTGAGTACGGTGCTTCCCTCGCTGATCGTCGTCAATATCTGGCGAGAATTCCCGTTTGCCATGATCATGATGATGGCGGGGTTGCAGACGGTCCCCGACCAGTTGCTGCGCGCCGCAAAGGTCGACGGTGCGAATGCGTGGCAGCGGTTCTGGCACGTCACCTTTCCACATGTCAGGAATGTCTCGACGGTGACGATCCTTTTGCTGGCAGTTGCCAACTTCAATTCGTTCATCATCCCCTGGATCATGACCGGCGGCGGGCCGTCGAACGCTTCTCATATCTGGATCACCCACATTTATGAACTCGCCTTTGGCCGCCAACGCTGGGGAGTGGCATCGGCCTACTCGGTGCTGCTGTTCCTGATCCTGATGTCGTTTGGCTACTTCTACGTCCGGGCGCTAAGCGGTAACGAGCGGAAGGACGCAAGCGAATGA